The following proteins are encoded in a genomic region of Pseudomonas saponiphila:
- a CDS encoding YncE family protein has product MSLSNSNLSPQQQWQQAVLTYARDINRYVETGTREGWKGLKEPNMPDTEHLLQDWQAALEASNQAPYDEAARQAFRQDWPPAHFPLTPRLESQGRMIPTLALLPDGSLLARIGAPYESGFVVHISDEQIQTLEQLECFGMCPQRRYFAWGRADGIQLTDGWNGPQVASFPWPDPHAGLPAGVELEDSGRPTPSSLIPFPDGRRVLLVSADGIFVLHAEGATRLLPSQEDLQQELAEGVAPEDLSTGLSMEHGAVSPDGQWIAIGEQSSSHLVLDARLQRVAQIGPASEYPHFACFNQRGDRLLLNACHFYGGASLGVAVADLPGLSTDFYSDDPRTPVLQEGARVYAAASRGDEFIIGDAYGYLRAFSETGEERWQHYIGSTLTAMDISPDGKTLVAATYAGIIVKIDLDAGRPDWQIGTGEHREVRRWLFWKDFAKPLQW; this is encoded by the coding sequence ATGTCCCTGTCGAATTCCAACCTCTCCCCGCAACAGCAATGGCAGCAAGCCGTGCTGACCTATGCCCGCGACATCAACCGCTATGTCGAAACCGGTACCCGCGAGGGCTGGAAAGGCTTGAAGGAGCCCAACATGCCCGATACCGAGCACCTGTTGCAGGACTGGCAGGCGGCCCTGGAAGCGAGCAACCAGGCCCCTTACGATGAAGCCGCGCGCCAGGCCTTCCGCCAGGACTGGCCGCCGGCGCACTTCCCGCTGACCCCGCGCCTGGAAAGCCAGGGACGGATGATTCCGACCCTGGCGCTGCTGCCCGACGGCAGCCTGCTGGCCCGCATCGGTGCGCCCTACGAGAGCGGCTTCGTGGTGCATATCAGCGACGAGCAGATCCAGACCCTGGAACAGCTGGAGTGCTTCGGCATGTGCCCGCAGCGGCGTTATTTCGCCTGGGGCCGGGCTGACGGCATCCAGCTCACCGACGGCTGGAATGGCCCGCAAGTGGCGAGCTTCCCCTGGCCCGATCCCCACGCGGGCCTGCCGGCGGGCGTGGAGCTGGAGGACAGTGGGCGCCCCACGCCCAGCAGCCTGATCCCCTTCCCCGACGGGCGCCGGGTGCTGCTGGTGAGCGCCGACGGCATCTTCGTCCTGCACGCCGAAGGCGCCACCCGTTTGCTGCCGAGCCAGGAAGACCTGCAGCAAGAGCTGGCCGAAGGCGTCGCCCCCGAGGACCTGAGTACCGGCCTGAGCATGGAGCATGGCGCGGTGTCACCCGATGGCCAGTGGATCGCCATCGGCGAGCAAAGCAGCTCGCACCTGGTGCTCGATGCCCGCTTGCAGCGGGTAGCGCAGATCGGCCCTGCCAGCGAATATCCGCACTTCGCCTGCTTCAACCAGCGCGGCGACCGCCTGCTGCTCAACGCCTGCCATTTCTATGGCGGCGCCAGCCTGGGGGTGGCGGTGGCCGACCTGCCGGGACTGAGCACCGACTTCTACAGCGACGATCCACGCACCCCGGTGCTGCAGGAAGGCGCCCGGGTGTATGCCGCGGCGTCACGGGGCGACGAATTCATCATCGGCGACGCCTACGGCTACCTGCGGGCCTTCAGCGAAACCGGCGAGGAACGCTGGCAGCACTACATCGGCTCGACCCTCACCGCCATGGACATCAGCCCCGACGGCAAGACCCTGGTGGCTGCGACCTATGCCGGAATCATCGTCAAGATCGACCTGGACGCCGGCCGCCCGGACTGGCAGATCGGCACCGGCGAACACCGCGAAGTGCGCCGTTGGCTGTTCTGGAAGGACTTCGCCAAGCCCCTGCAGTGGTGA